The genomic DNA TAGTGTGCACAACTAACGAATGAGGTAACAAACGAGGTAACGGATGGGGTGGCAAACGGGGTAACAAACGCGGTAGCAAATGGGGTAACACTTCGTCCTCGCTGTGCGTTCAGCCTCAAAGCCCTTCGAAGTGACTTGGTTCTTCAAAAGACCCCCTTTTTTCGAATCCCCCATTTGAACCGGCCTATATTTCGTTTCTGAGGCGTTTTTAGATATTCCTGGTAGGGGTCACCTCACGAAACGGAAAAAATCGTACGTTAAGGCTATTACCTGTCAGATTGAAATTATAGACGTCCATATCATGATGTCAGAAAAATCCTCAACGAAGCCTATTCTGACGCTTCTCTAATGGGCTCTCTGACGTCAGTTTTAGGTATAGTTCATCCGGACAGTATTACCGCTATGCTGGAGATGCCAAGTCGTTGCGTGACACCAAAATGCTTAACGTACAAAAATCGCCGTTTCGTGACGTGACCCCTACTACGCATGATGGACAAATTTGATAGTCTTCATACATCCTCTTGTGGCCAATACAACCCCAGGTCTGCACACGACCGACCGTCCCGTTCGCCTTTGCGCAGACCCCAACAAGGTTATTAACTTTTACACTGCTCTAAATCTGGTAAAAAACTTCAAGAATTGACCTGACCAAACACATCTCATCTCAGGTTTAATCACATCGTCGTTTTTTGAATCCAGTTGTTTTATGGGGTTCGATTTCGATTGTATACAGAATACTGAATACGATTTATGATAACTCCATACGGATAATCAATATACAAAGAGATTGCGATTCGGGGTTACAGGGTACGATGAGATTAAATACCACAAATATGGAAGACATAGAATATTTACGCAGTCTTATGATTAAGACGGCAGAGGAAAGAGGGAGTTTAGCACATCCTGATGTAGTTGAAATCAGTCAACGCTTAGACACCCTCATTAATGATATCCAGCGAGTTCGTTTTGAACGATACTGTAAAGCTACAGGATGTTTTATTCGGCCTTCTTTTCGGACTGTGTTTTACCGTTACAAATTCCAAGTGGCACGTCTTGTCCATTCACAAGCCTAAAACCAGTTTTAAACACCGTATCTCGTACGGTCACCCGATGAATGGCGTGGCAATGAATGCAATACATTATGTGATTCATTGTTAACCATCCCCTTTAATCTATTATACACAATTTCTCCCATTTGCTTTAGTGCGTTAACATGAGAAACTGATGTACTTTAATAATTCTTAGACAAATTGTGTCGGTATCGTACGGATATCCATGGGGATCTCGTATTTTGTGGTTTCACTCAAGCAAAACGGTTAATCTTCTAAATGGTAGATCATCTGTAATTAAACATGGTTTCCGTAAGGGTGATTAATGTGATCAATTTATCAAGTGAGACCTGGAGAGAACTAATCGACTATTATGGGCTAAATGACTACGACCTAAAGACTTTGTACGACAACATGGACTTTTTTGAAAAGTATGCGGATGAAATTGTTCATGAATTTTACGATGAAGTTATGAAAAGAGGGCACCTAAAAGGAATTATTAATGAGAACAGTACTGTCGAACGATTAAAAAAAACGCAAGTATGGTATTTGAAAACCCTTGCTACGGATGTAATTGATGACGATTATATTGCTGGCCGTGAAAAAGTTGGTGCGGTGCATG from Alicyclobacillus dauci includes the following:
- a CDS encoding DUF3973 domain-containing protein, producing the protein MNHIMYCIHCHAIHRVTVRDTVFKTGFRLVNGQDVPLGICNGKTQSEKKAE